One part of the Sorangiineae bacterium MSr11954 genome encodes these proteins:
- a CDS encoding translocation/assembly module TamB yields the protein MPGRLRRVLRTFGTVGVIVGTTATFAVATVGGALLHLNLPAARRVAAVQVNRALAGTFRGTLTIEHIGRIGPSGITNAGATLDDPEGKRVAWLDGVTVKVDLRDLVRSLLLEKGNIRIGLPDIGVDAAHVSLDTDPSGALNIARAFESANPSPPSEPPGRGVHVGIPNVVLHHVWVHGQMGGAPPIDADLDEVVGRVNVEPGLTIDVSHARLTARALPKGANPRGELTLHVDLPPGAEAELGLEATFGGDIAGVPATAHASMKGSRVDAVADIPHASKEQLRTLVPEVEWNDDAKVHAEAHGTLPQLAITADVGVGKAKLHATGDLRLGPTISAELAAEARDIDVRAFSPAGPASDLSADVKASIRLDEKGAPHGTYTVRVLPGEVAGQRVPAVRLGGKVEGENVTVRGHVGEVGAPTEIRASLGRHGTEPIVHFETHTHIDNLQGIARVGPIARGSADIHTRGNIVLGSPTIDARVDVDARGIEREGVALGSVHLGGRVTGELAKPFVDVNVEGHDLEAGGRHFSEVDVQVRGPVTAPVIGAVAHGDDETRLEIAAAVEIAGEDVTLRHVRLDVVEPEIAMVTRAKRIHIAKSGILVEDTVIEGLGEPTVVRAERNREGIRLRLQNKGLDIASVARLARLDPSLIRAGSLDCDVDLVVHPKGVDGTVVLDLKHAAVGHVEDAHADLRATFDDKHVIASAHAESAKHGTVDLDTSTLVLPGSPLDPSSWEKVIGKAHIESNLDIDELTDVLPATLPFRPVGGTLLVELDVGRDQAHEEPDLELSVRTEKLALVARTPPPVDTKVEVNGKPMEQVVKPPAWSLTGVDLALEAKIDGEDGKSQLSAKVVDAHASLLELEASGQLPYHKLVRSEMAGNANQAMAMLEKAPWSAKLTVPRRRLDSLPLVLGTAGLAGEVELTLRAEGTALEPRIALDAHTYDVKRQRGADYPATTVDLLAQYNAGKAQLGLSVRLPPHGGPKSATPVEVFALHGDGHVRASELLHPPAKGPAWDATAYAKIRSFPLESVAFFADRHMRGRLSGDFELKDLHRAATAHSEIRLDGLRVGRAEYTGVKVSTNIDDKGARTSLRFDQKDGFAQVDVRGRVLWGARVVPVLDRTTPIEAEVKANAFRVAAFLPFVQPQVSDLDGRIHADARVYLPPPTAAQAKGGPDDSEEGEERPTMEGNIVLSEGSVELPILGEKLQGLHANVIIDRGGRVRIEDIEARTDEGHLRGDASVRLAGVRLTEASANLEIPSNEAFPISLHGEELGEVYGKVEVRATADRKTTNVDVNVPELRFKLPDTSSHDVLELDRAEKIRVGVQRTPHQLTLLPLTPQEYDPPPPTPPGAETKLVIRTKLGHDVEIKRGTGLRVQMDGETNVSVNAETKMSGQIRLLGGTLEVQGKRFEIEKGTVTFTGDPTNPVASVTAGWTAPQGTRVYADFVGPIKTGKVNLRSEPSRSQNEILALILYGTDQSGTAPKRRAASATTQAVGMGGGFATQGLNKALEGLTGSDVVTVRLDTSSSANPRPEVEFQISRSISLQLATVFGRLPFDQPDRNLATIDWRFRRNWSVETTVGDKGSSMIDLIWQKRY from the coding sequence ATGCCGGGAAGGTTGCGGCGCGTCCTCCGGACGTTCGGGACCGTGGGTGTCATCGTGGGGACCACCGCGACCTTTGCCGTCGCGACCGTGGGCGGGGCGTTGCTCCACTTGAATCTGCCTGCAGCCCGCAGGGTCGCGGCCGTGCAAGTCAATCGCGCGCTCGCTGGCACCTTTCGAGGCACCCTCACCATCGAGCATATCGGGCGCATCGGGCCCTCGGGGATCACCAACGCAGGCGCGACCTTGGACGATCCCGAGGGCAAGCGGGTCGCGTGGCTCGATGGCGTGACGGTGAAGGTCGACCTGCGCGATCTGGTGCGCTCGCTCCTCCTCGAGAAAGGAAACATCCGCATCGGGCTCCCCGACATCGGGGTCGATGCCGCGCATGTGTCGCTCGACACCGATCCTTCTGGCGCGCTGAACATCGCGCGCGCCTTCGAGTCGGCCAACCCAAGCCCGCCGAGCGAGCCACCCGGGCGCGGGGTGCACGTGGGGATCCCCAATGTGGTGCTCCACCATGTGTGGGTGCACGGGCAAATGGGCGGCGCGCCCCCCATCGATGCCGATCTGGACGAGGTGGTGGGGCGGGTCAACGTGGAGCCGGGGCTCACCATCGACGTGTCGCATGCGCGCCTGACGGCCCGCGCGCTTCCAAAAGGCGCGAATCCGCGCGGGGAGCTCACCCTTCACGTCGATCTTCCGCCGGGCGCCGAGGCCGAGCTGGGGCTGGAGGCCACCTTCGGCGGCGACATTGCGGGGGTGCCTGCCACGGCGCACGCCTCCATGAAGGGCTCGCGGGTCGACGCCGTTGCCGACATTCCCCACGCTTCGAAAGAGCAGCTTCGCACCCTCGTCCCCGAGGTGGAGTGGAACGACGACGCCAAGGTCCATGCGGAGGCGCATGGCACCCTGCCGCAGCTGGCGATCACCGCCGACGTCGGGGTGGGCAAGGCGAAGCTCCACGCCACCGGCGATCTCCGGCTGGGCCCGACCATCTCCGCGGAGCTCGCGGCCGAGGCGCGCGACATCGATGTGCGCGCTTTTTCGCCTGCGGGACCGGCTTCGGATCTCTCGGCCGACGTCAAAGCCTCGATCCGGCTCGATGAAAAAGGCGCGCCGCACGGGACGTACACGGTGCGCGTTTTGCCGGGGGAGGTGGCGGGCCAGCGCGTTCCGGCGGTACGCCTGGGCGGAAAGGTCGAGGGCGAAAACGTCACGGTGCGCGGCCATGTGGGCGAGGTGGGCGCGCCCACGGAGATCCGCGCGTCGCTCGGGCGGCATGGGACGGAGCCCATCGTCCACTTCGAAACGCACACGCACATCGACAATTTGCAGGGCATCGCGCGGGTGGGCCCCATCGCCCGGGGCTCGGCCGACATTCATACGCGCGGGAACATCGTGCTCGGCAGCCCGACCATCGACGCGCGGGTCGACGTGGATGCCCGGGGGATCGAGCGCGAGGGCGTCGCGCTTGGAAGCGTGCACCTGGGCGGGAGGGTCACGGGCGAGCTCGCGAAGCCCTTCGTCGACGTCAATGTGGAGGGGCACGATCTCGAAGCGGGCGGGCGGCACTTCTCCGAGGTGGACGTGCAGGTGCGCGGGCCGGTCACGGCGCCGGTGATCGGCGCGGTCGCGCACGGCGACGACGAGACCCGGCTCGAGATCGCGGCCGCCGTGGAGATCGCCGGCGAAGACGTGACCTTGCGCCATGTTCGCTTGGACGTGGTGGAGCCCGAGATCGCGATGGTCACGCGGGCCAAGCGCATCCACATCGCCAAGTCGGGCATCCTGGTGGAGGACACGGTCATCGAGGGGCTGGGCGAGCCGACCGTGGTGCGCGCCGAGCGAAACCGCGAAGGCATCCGGCTGCGCTTGCAGAACAAGGGCCTCGACATCGCCAGCGTGGCCCGCCTCGCGCGCCTCGATCCCAGCTTGATCCGCGCGGGGAGCCTCGACTGCGACGTGGACTTGGTGGTGCACCCCAAGGGGGTCGATGGCACGGTGGTCCTCGACTTGAAGCACGCGGCGGTGGGCCATGTCGAAGATGCCCACGCGGATCTGCGCGCGACCTTCGACGACAAGCACGTGATCGCCTCTGCGCACGCCGAGTCGGCCAAGCACGGGACCGTCGATCTCGATACCTCGACCTTGGTCCTCCCCGGCTCCCCGCTCGATCCGAGCTCGTGGGAGAAGGTGATCGGCAAGGCGCACATCGAGAGCAACCTGGACATCGACGAGCTGACCGACGTTCTTCCGGCGACCCTCCCCTTCCGCCCCGTGGGCGGCACGCTCTTGGTGGAGCTCGACGTGGGCCGCGATCAAGCCCACGAAGAGCCGGATCTCGAGCTCTCGGTGCGCACCGAGAAGCTGGCGCTGGTGGCGCGCACGCCGCCCCCGGTCGACACCAAGGTCGAGGTCAACGGGAAGCCGATGGAGCAGGTGGTGAAGCCGCCGGCGTGGAGCCTCACCGGGGTGGATCTGGCGCTCGAGGCCAAAATCGACGGCGAGGACGGCAAGAGCCAGCTCTCCGCCAAGGTCGTGGACGCGCACGCGTCGCTGCTGGAGCTCGAGGCGAGCGGCCAGCTCCCGTACCACAAGCTCGTTCGAAGCGAGATGGCCGGCAACGCGAACCAAGCGATGGCCATGCTCGAGAAGGCGCCCTGGTCGGCCAAGCTCACCGTGCCACGTCGAAGGCTCGATTCGCTGCCGCTGGTGCTCGGCACCGCGGGCCTCGCGGGCGAGGTGGAGCTCACCTTGCGCGCCGAGGGGACGGCCCTCGAGCCGCGCATCGCGCTCGACGCCCACACCTACGACGTCAAGCGGCAACGGGGCGCCGACTACCCGGCCACGACCGTCGACCTGCTCGCGCAGTACAACGCAGGCAAAGCGCAGCTGGGGCTCTCGGTGCGCTTGCCCCCGCACGGCGGCCCGAAGAGCGCGACCCCGGTCGAGGTGTTCGCGCTCCACGGCGACGGCCATGTGCGCGCGTCCGAGCTCTTGCACCCGCCGGCCAAGGGCCCGGCGTGGGACGCGACGGCCTACGCGAAGATCCGGAGCTTTCCGCTGGAGAGCGTCGCGTTCTTCGCCGACCGCCATATGCGCGGGCGCCTCAGCGGCGACTTCGAGCTGAAGGATCTGCATCGCGCGGCGACGGCGCACTCCGAGATTCGCCTGGACGGTCTGCGGGTCGGGCGCGCGGAGTACACGGGGGTCAAGGTCTCCACCAACATCGACGACAAGGGCGCGCGCACCAGCCTGCGCTTCGATCAAAAAGACGGCTTTGCGCAGGTGGACGTTCGGGGCCGCGTCCTCTGGGGCGCGCGGGTGGTGCCGGTGCTCGATCGCACCACGCCCATCGAGGCCGAGGTCAAGGCCAACGCGTTCCGGGTGGCCGCCTTTTTGCCATTCGTGCAGCCCCAGGTCAGCGATCTCGATGGCCGCATCCACGCCGACGCCCGCGTGTACCTACCACCGCCCACGGCCGCGCAGGCGAAGGGCGGCCCGGACGATTCCGAAGAGGGCGAGGAGCGCCCCACGATGGAGGGGAACATCGTCCTCAGCGAAGGCTCCGTCGAGCTCCCGATCTTGGGCGAAAAGCTGCAGGGGCTGCACGCCAACGTGATCATCGATCGCGGCGGGCGCGTGCGCATCGAGGACATCGAGGCAAGGACCGACGAAGGCCATCTGCGCGGCGATGCGTCCGTGCGGCTGGCGGGGGTGCGGCTCACCGAGGCGAGCGCCAACCTGGAGATCCCGAGCAACGAGGCCTTTCCCATCAGCCTGCACGGCGAAGAGCTGGGGGAGGTCTACGGCAAGGTCGAGGTGCGCGCGACGGCGGATCGCAAGACGACGAATGTCGACGTCAATGTGCCGGAGCTGCGCTTCAAGCTGCCCGACACCTCGAGCCACGACGTTCTGGAGCTCGATCGCGCGGAGAAGATCCGGGTCGGCGTCCAGCGCACGCCGCACCAGCTCACGCTCCTACCGCTCACACCCCAGGAGTACGATCCTCCTCCCCCCACACCGCCGGGGGCCGAAACGAAGCTGGTCATCCGCACGAAGCTGGGACACGACGTGGAGATCAAGCGCGGCACGGGTCTGCGGGTGCAGATGGATGGCGAGACCAATGTCTCCGTCAACGCGGAGACCAAGATGAGCGGGCAAATTCGGCTGCTCGGGGGCACCCTGGAGGTGCAGGGCAAGCGCTTCGAGATCGAAAAGGGCACGGTGACCTTCACGGGCGATCCCACCAACCCCGTGGCCTCGGTGACCGCGGGCTGGACGGCGCCGCAAGGGACGCGTGTGTATGCCGACTTCGTCGGACCGATCAAGACGGGCAAAGTGAACCTGCGCTCGGAGCCTTCGCGCTCGCAAAACGAGATTCTGGCGCTGATCCTTTATGGGACCGATCAAAGCGGAACCGCGCCGAAACGACGGGCGGCGAGCGCCACCACGCAAGCGGTAGGAATGGGAGGTGGGTTCGCGACGCAAGGTCTCAACAAGGCGCTCGAGGGCCTCACGGGGAGCGACGTCGTCACGGTTCGCTTGGATACTTCCAGCTCGGCCAATCCGCGTCCCGAGGTCGAATTCCAAATTTCGCGCTCGATTTCCCTGCAGCTCGCCACCGTATTCGGCCGGCTGCCATTCGATCAACCGGACCGAAATCTCGCCACCATCGATTGGCGATTCCGGCGCAATTGGTCGGTGGAGACGACAGTTGGTGACAAGGGAAGCTCGATGATCGATCTGATATGGCAAAAACGATATTAG
- a CDS encoding MFS transporter: protein MLNFLDRVNVGYAALTMNAELGLSSTAFGLGAGLFFVGYALFEVPSNLILHRVGARFWVGRIMVTWGVVSASTAFIQNTTGFYVVRVLLGVAEAGLFPGLILYLSYWFPAKERARITALFLFAIPFAQVIGAPLSTFILRTHGWLGWSGWRWMFLIEGIPAVLVGVVVFAFLTDRPAQAGWLPQAERDVLVARLESEQRTVASNQRSLLGTLLDPRVVILSLAYLGIVYALYTVSFFLPQLIRDLGKEHGTTLSPLDIGLSIAALYAVSAFGMWWWSRHSDRTGERLWHIAGPAFLGAIATLPQLYLPPSTFLVLAGVALLSIGTFAALPAFWSVAPTMFAGGALAAAIGLINSFGNLGGFLGPYVTGSLKDQTGDFRSGLIAAGGAMAFAGLAALTLGKLAPRAARIVAHAESS, encoded by the coding sequence GTGTTGAACTTTCTCGATAGGGTCAATGTCGGCTACGCGGCACTGACCATGAACGCCGAGCTTGGATTGTCATCGACCGCGTTTGGCCTCGGGGCGGGCCTCTTCTTCGTGGGTTATGCCCTATTCGAGGTTCCCAGCAATCTGATCTTGCATCGCGTGGGTGCCCGATTTTGGGTCGGGCGCATCATGGTCACGTGGGGTGTGGTCTCGGCCTCCACCGCGTTCATCCAGAACACGACGGGCTTTTATGTCGTGCGCGTCCTCCTCGGGGTGGCGGAAGCGGGACTGTTTCCTGGCCTCATATTGTACCTGAGCTACTGGTTTCCGGCCAAAGAGCGCGCCCGGATCACAGCGCTCTTTCTGTTCGCCATTCCCTTTGCCCAAGTCATCGGCGCACCGCTTTCCACCTTCATTCTTCGTACGCACGGTTGGTTGGGGTGGTCCGGCTGGCGATGGATGTTTCTTATCGAGGGCATTCCCGCCGTGCTCGTTGGAGTCGTCGTATTTGCATTTCTGACCGATCGCCCCGCACAAGCCGGTTGGTTGCCCCAAGCGGAGCGGGATGTGCTGGTGGCGCGCTTGGAGTCCGAACAACGCACGGTCGCGAGCAACCAACGCTCTTTGCTGGGCACGCTCTTGGATCCGCGCGTGGTTATTTTGAGCCTTGCATACCTAGGTATCGTCTATGCGCTCTACACAGTTTCGTTCTTTCTGCCTCAACTCATCCGCGACTTGGGCAAAGAGCACGGAACGACGCTTTCTCCCCTGGACATCGGGTTATCCATCGCCGCCCTGTATGCGGTCTCCGCCTTTGGGATGTGGTGGTGGTCCCGTCACTCGGATCGCACCGGCGAGAGACTCTGGCACATCGCAGGTCCGGCCTTTCTCGGGGCCATCGCCACGTTGCCCCAGCTCTATTTGCCACCGTCGACCTTCCTCGTGCTCGCTGGGGTCGCGCTCCTATCCATCGGAACGTTTGCAGCCCTGCCGGCCTTTTGGTCCGTGGCGCCCACGATGTTTGCCGGGGGCGCGCTGGCCGCGGCCATCGGCTTGATCAACTCCTTCGGCAACCTCGGCGGCTTTCTCGGTCCCTATGTGACCGGCTCGCTCAAAGACCAAACCGGCGACTTCCGCTCCGGGCTCATCGCCGCCGGTGGTGCCATGGCCTTCGCCGGCCTGGCGGCGCTCACCCTGGGCAAGCTCGCGCCGCGCGCTGCGCGGATCGTCGCCCACGCCGAGTCCTCGTAG
- a CDS encoding peptide chain release factor 3: MDDKLLAHHIAERRTFAIISHPDAGKTTLTEKLLLYGGAIKLAGAVKAKRGRASAVSDWMEMERERGISITSSVLQFPYRGLSMNLLDTPGHADFSEDTYRTLHAADGAVMLLDCAKGVEAQTKKLFRVCRQRKMPIFTFVNKMDRPGREPFDLVGEVENVLEIGVYPVTWPIYRGATFRGIVYRGFHKDEPKRVYLFDAARAGVSSALLGSEVAPVTVTGLDDPALVRELDDEGYSRLLEESALLDEAGDAFDGDRFLAGEVSPMFFGSAMNNFGIEAFLEAFCQRMPPPVAREGSKGKVDPLGAFSAFIFKIQANMDRSHRDKVAFLRVCSGRFERGMRVHHVRTGKAMRLANPTTFLAQERTIVEEGFAGDVLGVYDPGVFEIGDTLTAGENFTFEEIPSFSPEFFVRVMMVDPLRRKQLKRGLDQLAQEGTIQQYTPERGGDPILGAVGRLQLEVVKHRLKSEYDVDARLEPLACDFVRWVSREDGGELDLLAFDRERVGIPARDVRGRAVVLFAGEWQLNSAKREFSGIKYTETAFGAAVNGSNA; encoded by the coding sequence ATGGACGACAAGCTTCTCGCCCACCACATCGCGGAACGACGAACGTTCGCGATCATTTCCCACCCCGACGCGGGCAAAACAACGCTCACCGAGAAGCTCTTGCTGTACGGGGGAGCCATCAAGCTGGCGGGCGCCGTCAAGGCGAAGCGGGGTCGCGCCTCCGCCGTGAGCGACTGGATGGAGATGGAACGGGAGCGCGGAATTTCCATCACGTCGAGCGTGCTGCAGTTCCCCTACCGCGGGCTCTCGATGAACCTGCTCGACACCCCCGGCCACGCCGACTTCAGCGAGGACACCTACCGAACCTTGCACGCGGCCGATGGCGCGGTGATGCTCCTCGACTGCGCCAAGGGCGTCGAGGCTCAGACGAAGAAGCTCTTTCGCGTCTGCCGCCAGCGCAAGATGCCCATCTTCACCTTCGTCAACAAGATGGACCGCCCGGGCCGCGAGCCCTTCGACTTGGTGGGCGAGGTCGAGAACGTGCTCGAAATCGGGGTGTACCCGGTGACGTGGCCCATCTACCGCGGCGCCACCTTCCGCGGCATCGTCTACCGCGGCTTTCACAAGGACGAACCCAAGCGCGTCTACCTCTTCGACGCTGCCCGCGCCGGCGTGTCCAGCGCGCTGCTCGGCTCCGAGGTCGCCCCGGTCACCGTCACGGGCCTCGACGATCCGGCCTTGGTGCGCGAGCTCGACGACGAGGGCTATTCACGGCTTCTCGAAGAGTCGGCCCTGCTCGACGAAGCCGGCGACGCCTTCGATGGCGATCGTTTCCTGGCGGGCGAGGTCTCGCCCATGTTCTTCGGCAGCGCCATGAACAACTTCGGCATCGAGGCGTTCCTCGAGGCCTTCTGCCAGCGCATGCCGCCCCCGGTGGCGCGCGAGGGCTCGAAGGGCAAAGTCGATCCGCTGGGCGCCTTCAGCGCGTTCATCTTCAAGATCCAAGCGAACATGGATCGCTCGCACCGCGACAAGGTGGCCTTTTTGCGCGTCTGCTCGGGGCGATTCGAGCGCGGCATGCGCGTGCACCACGTGCGCACGGGCAAGGCGATGCGCCTGGCCAACCCCACGACCTTCCTCGCGCAAGAGCGCACCATCGTGGAAGAGGGCTTCGCAGGCGACGTGCTCGGCGTCTACGATCCCGGCGTCTTCGAGATCGGCGACACGCTCACGGCGGGGGAGAACTTCACCTTCGAAGAAATTCCGAGCTTCTCGCCCGAGTTCTTCGTGCGCGTGATGATGGTCGATCCGCTGCGGCGCAAGCAGCTCAAACGCGGTCTCGATCAGCTCGCGCAAGAGGGGACCATTCAGCAGTACACCCCCGAGCGCGGCGGCGATCCCATCCTCGGCGCCGTCGGCCGTCTGCAGCTCGAGGTCGTCAAGCACCGCCTCAAATCCGAATACGACGTCGACGCCCGCCTCGAGCCATTGGCCTGCGACTTCGTCCGCTGGGTCTCGCGCGAAGACGGCGGCGAGCTCGATCTCCTCGCCTTCGACCGCGAACGGGTCGGCATCCCCGCCCGCGACGTCCGCGGCCGCGCCGTCGTTCTCTTTGCCGGGGAGTGGCAGCTCAATAGCGCCAAGCGGGAGTTCAGCGGCATCAAGTACACGGAAACGGCGTTTGGCGCAGCCGTAAATGGGAGCAACGCGTAG
- a CDS encoding serine/threonine protein kinase gives MSARALARIGNTVQQKYRINQLLGIGGMAAVYAATHRNGHRVAIKFLHEHLLNEPDIYHLFSREAYVANQVGHPGAVPVLDDDVDEDGCAFLIMPILEGESLRARWERANKQLPFAEVAVLMLDALDVLASAHAKGIVHRDIKPDNIFVTAAGSVHILDFGIARRIDRQGVTDTTERVVGTPVFMPPEQALGNRDAIGPHSDCWAVGATIFTLLSGEFVHHIESANGQLAAAATRRARSLRAAAPNLPEVIVQFVDRSLSFDPGDRWYSAREMRAALVQTSEQAFRQPVSRVAACVRTLLSAELALNEPPSCPLELHTDPPAPGAPAPTPTRSSTPVAGAAPLVVKDAVPLPVPSAPIAQETRVSPSFPKERAWESSPERRRDLLETLDAFRESLPPSPGLLFRLDQVEDAITSLCKQRLLSSLGREPGRTIRTLENVVRVGDRTLILKLRPDLERDRLLHVLLQDATVPRLHAGDAYTHTELTIPSSIGRYEALQVSTPTALGAAVTDRIHAHIFDAFTTGYFWLGEQVQRALTSVGSPYESEALQLLRRQLFIYDRASATEKVWLVMVSQERVYYAVDHQVVLQALRSGQASKALQQAPASIATVLLANSISLERSFSRRAIDQRQTVEMTLQSTPYEDIAQDFLVGQTTIYEDKMLLTPLVGDDRGWLLAAHPPDTDIRRVLQAAKPVLEEHLSSTADVALRAPIMRRM, from the coding sequence GTGTCGGCGCGCGCACTGGCCCGCATTGGGAATACGGTTCAGCAGAAGTACCGAATCAACCAGTTGCTCGGCATTGGAGGAATGGCCGCTGTTTATGCAGCGACGCACCGCAATGGCCATCGGGTCGCCATCAAATTTTTGCACGAGCACCTGCTGAACGAGCCGGACATCTACCACCTCTTCAGCCGCGAAGCGTATGTCGCGAATCAAGTCGGACATCCTGGCGCCGTCCCCGTTTTGGACGACGATGTCGACGAGGACGGATGTGCGTTCTTGATCATGCCCATCTTGGAGGGTGAATCCTTGCGGGCGCGCTGGGAGCGGGCGAACAAGCAGCTCCCCTTCGCGGAGGTGGCGGTGTTGATGTTGGACGCGCTCGATGTCCTAGCGAGTGCCCACGCCAAGGGCATCGTGCATCGGGACATCAAGCCCGATAATATCTTCGTGACGGCCGCGGGCAGCGTTCACATCCTCGACTTCGGGATTGCGCGGCGCATTGATCGCCAGGGTGTCACCGACACGACGGAGCGTGTGGTCGGTACACCGGTGTTCATGCCGCCCGAACAAGCGCTCGGAAACCGAGACGCCATCGGGCCGCACAGCGACTGTTGGGCGGTGGGCGCCACGATTTTTACACTGCTCTCGGGTGAGTTCGTGCACCACATCGAGAGCGCCAACGGGCAGCTGGCGGCGGCGGCCACCCGACGCGCCCGCTCCCTGCGCGCGGCGGCGCCCAATCTGCCCGAGGTCATCGTGCAGTTCGTCGACCGGTCGTTGTCCTTCGACCCTGGGGACCGATGGTACTCGGCGCGCGAGATGCGCGCGGCGCTGGTGCAAACGTCGGAGCAGGCGTTTCGTCAGCCGGTTTCACGGGTGGCGGCGTGCGTTCGCACCCTTTTGAGCGCAGAGCTGGCGCTGAACGAGCCGCCGTCGTGCCCCCTCGAGCTGCACACGGATCCGCCCGCGCCCGGCGCCCCGGCCCCCACGCCGACACGATCGTCGACACCCGTCGCAGGGGCGGCGCCGTTGGTCGTGAAGGATGCCGTGCCGCTTCCCGTGCCATCGGCGCCCATCGCACAAGAGACGCGGGTCTCGCCATCGTTTCCCAAGGAGCGCGCGTGGGAGTCCTCGCCGGAGCGGCGGCGCGATCTGCTGGAGACGCTCGATGCGTTCCGCGAGAGCCTTCCACCGTCGCCGGGGCTTTTGTTCCGGCTGGACCAGGTGGAGGACGCGATCACGAGCTTGTGCAAGCAGCGCCTCCTCTCCTCGCTGGGGCGCGAGCCAGGTCGAACGATCCGGACATTGGAGAACGTGGTCCGGGTGGGCGACCGCACCTTGATCCTGAAGCTGCGGCCCGATCTGGAGCGCGATCGGCTGCTGCACGTGCTGCTCCAAGATGCCACCGTGCCCCGTCTTCACGCGGGCGATGCCTATACACATACGGAGCTGACCATTCCGAGCTCCATCGGGCGTTACGAGGCGCTGCAAGTCTCGACGCCAACCGCCTTGGGGGCCGCCGTCACGGATCGAATTCACGCGCACATCTTCGATGCCTTCACCACCGGGTATTTCTGGCTCGGCGAGCAAGTGCAGCGCGCCCTCACCTCCGTCGGCAGCCCCTACGAGTCGGAGGCGCTGCAATTGTTGCGCAGGCAATTATTCATTTACGATCGCGCCTCGGCGACCGAGAAGGTATGGCTGGTCATGGTCAGCCAGGAGCGCGTCTACTACGCCGTCGACCACCAAGTCGTTCTGCAGGCGCTGCGCTCGGGGCAGGCGTCGAAGGCGCTGCAGCAGGCGCCCGCGTCCATTGCGACCGTTCTCCTAGCCAACTCCATTTCGCTGGAGCGAAGCTTCTCGCGGCGAGCGATCGACCAGCGGCAAACGGTGGAGATGACCCTGCAGAGCACCCCCTACGAGGACATCGCCCAGGACTTTTTGGTCGGCCAAACGACCATCTACGAGGACAAGATGCTGCTCACCCCCTTGGTGGGCGATGATCGGGGGTGGCTTCTCGCGGCCCACCCGCCGGACACGGACATTCGCCGGGTCCTGCAGGCGGCCAAGCCCGTCCTCGAAGAACATCTCAGCAGCACCGCCGACGTGGCGCTTCGCGCGCCGATCATGCGCCGGATGTAG
- a CDS encoding aldo/keto reductase has translation MSAEIPRRTFLGSMAATLLAGACAENAQDAPDPQTGNGSDSSEPNTENGTRALHANNEADGISSSSIDAKHERIPRRKLGRTGVSVSMVGLGGWHMAVPKDESESIRIVHAALERGIDFLDNCWDYHDGEAERRMGKALRGGRREKAFLMTKLDGRTKTSALGQLEQSLRRLGTDRIDLVQIHEVIRDSDPERAFKEGGVEALVEARKAGKLRFIGFTGHKDPSIHLKMLQIADAYDFRFDTVQMPLNVMDAHFRSFEHRVLPVLLRKGIGVLGMKSTGNGVILQSGVVNARECLRYAMTLPTSVVIAGCDSMPILDQAIHAARSFQPMTRSEIRELLTRTRAAAMTGKYEVFKTTEELDATTTHPWWLDTDCIKEDCSE, from the coding sequence ATGAGCGCCGAAATCCCCCGCCGCACCTTCCTCGGTTCGATGGCCGCCACGCTCCTCGCGGGCGCCTGCGCGGAAAATGCGCAGGACGCACCGGATCCGCAAACGGGAAACGGAAGCGATTCGAGCGAGCCTAATACGGAAAACGGGACACGGGCGCTTCACGCAAACAACGAGGCGGATGGCATTTCGTCATCGTCGATTGACGCAAAGCATGAGCGCATTCCGCGGCGGAAGCTCGGCCGAACGGGTGTCTCGGTGTCGATGGTGGGATTGGGAGGATGGCATATGGCGGTGCCGAAGGACGAGAGCGAGTCCATTCGCATCGTTCACGCGGCGCTGGAGCGCGGGATCGATTTTCTCGATAACTGTTGGGACTATCACGATGGCGAGGCCGAGCGCCGCATGGGCAAGGCGCTGCGGGGCGGGCGCCGCGAGAAGGCGTTCTTGATGACCAAGCTCGATGGGCGCACGAAGACGTCCGCCCTCGGGCAGCTCGAGCAATCGCTCCGCCGGCTGGGCACCGATCGCATCGATCTGGTGCAGATCCACGAGGTGATCCGCGACAGCGATCCGGAGCGCGCGTTCAAAGAGGGCGGGGTCGAGGCGCTGGTCGAGGCCCGCAAGGCCGGCAAGCTTCGCTTCATCGGCTTTACGGGGCACAAGGATCCGAGCATCCACCTGAAGATGCTCCAGATCGCCGACGCGTACGACTTTCGCTTCGACACCGTGCAGATGCCGCTGAACGTGATGGACGCGCACTTCCGAAGCTTCGAGCATCGGGTGCTGCCGGTGCTGCTGCGCAAGGGCATCGGCGTTTTGGGGATGAAGTCGACCGGCAACGGGGTCATCTTGCAGAGCGGCGTGGTGAACGCGCGCGAGTGCCTGCGCTATGCGATGACCTTGCCCACCTCGGTGGTGATCGCGGGCTGCGACAGCATGCCGATCCTCGATCAAGCCATTCACGCCGCGCGCTCCTTCCAGCCGATGACGCGCTCCGAGATCCGCGAGCTCCTCACCCGAACCCGCGCCGCGGCCATGACGGGCAAATACGAGGTCTTCAAGACGACCGAGGAGCTCGACGCCACCACCACGCACCCCTGGTGGCTCGATACGGACTGCATCAAGGAAGACTGCAGCGAGTAG